One window of the Manihot esculenta cultivar AM560-2 chromosome 14, M.esculenta_v8, whole genome shotgun sequence genome contains the following:
- the LOC110600497 gene encoding transcription factor MYB1, translating into MGRAYTSSKGGFNRVAWTPHEDKRLTNYISIHGPGKWERLAKELGLNRCGKSCRLRWLNYLRPGIKRGNFSKDEEDLITRLHKLLGNKWSQIAGRLPGRTDNKIKNHWNTYLAKKAKELHFMTLPRLHMEKECPASSTGEKTGEQDTQLVNEAM; encoded by the exons ATGGGAAGAGCGTATACCTCTTCAAAGGGAGGTTTCAACAGAGTAGCATGGACTCCTCACGAAGACAAAAGGCTTACGAATTACATCTCCATACATGGTCCAGGTAAATGGGAGAGGCTTGCCAAAGAATTAG GTCTAAATAGATGTGGAAAAAGCTGCAGGCTTCGATGGTTGAATTACCTGAGACCTGGCATAAAGAGAGGGAACTTTTCAAAAGATGAAGAAGACCTAATTACCAGGCTCCACAAGCTCTTAGGCAACAAATGGTCTCAAATAGCAGGGAGACTTCCTGGGCGAACAGACAACAAAATAAAGAATCACTGGAATACTTATTTAGCTAAGAAGGCGAAAGAGTTGCATTTCATGACCTTACCTAGACTTCACATGGAGAAAGAATGTCCAGCTTCAAGCACAGGAGAGAAAACTGGAGAACAAGATACTCAACTAGTTAATGAGGCAATGTAA